The Hyphococcus flavus genome contains a region encoding:
- a CDS encoding type IV toxin-antitoxin system AbiEi family antitoxin domain-containing protein — protein sequence MPLNAEQRTRLREDAPFGLFVTKEWLSGKGYARHSIDNLVKSGQLISLRPGVYIRPDTQLGWEGVVCSLQRMGGDLSVGGLTALELHGLGHYLALSETRRIVLFGADPLPSWINHLVRDVTFEKRSEARLFAASPYAETDDDREDAQERRRCKKRDPAMAGLTTMQIAEHLPPLSLSTPERAILEVLFDVPKRVSFEHADQLLQGLATLSPRRLETVLNLCVNIRVKRLFFWFADRHQFQWRARLDPNDFGLGRGNRVVAKPGRLDPTYAITVPESFADDA from the coding sequence ATGCCCCTCAACGCCGAACAGCGCACGCGACTGCGGGAAGACGCGCCTTTCGGGCTGTTCGTGACGAAGGAATGGCTGTCGGGCAAGGGCTACGCCCGGCACAGCATCGATAATCTGGTCAAATCCGGTCAGCTGATCTCGCTCCGGCCGGGGGTCTATATCCGGCCCGATACGCAGCTGGGCTGGGAGGGCGTTGTCTGTTCCCTGCAGCGCATGGGCGGCGACCTTTCGGTCGGCGGGCTGACGGCGCTCGAACTTCATGGCCTTGGCCACTATCTCGCCCTGTCGGAAACGCGTCGCATCGTCCTCTTTGGCGCCGATCCCCTGCCCTCCTGGATCAATCATCTCGTCAGGGACGTCACGTTCGAGAAACGAAGCGAGGCGCGTCTCTTTGCAGCAAGCCCATACGCCGAGACTGATGATGATCGCGAAGACGCGCAGGAGCGGCGCCGGTGCAAAAAGCGCGATCCCGCCATGGCCGGACTCACCACTATGCAAATCGCGGAGCATTTGCCGCCGCTGTCTTTGTCGACGCCGGAGCGCGCAATCCTCGAAGTGCTGTTCGACGTGCCCAAACGCGTATCATTCGAACATGCCGATCAGCTCTTGCAGGGGCTTGCGACCCTGTCGCCGCGCCGGCTGGAAACCGTTCTTAACCTATGCGTCAATATCCGGGTGAAACGGCTTTTCTTCTGGTTCGCCGACCGTCATCAATTCCAGTGGCGCGCGCGTCTTGATCCGAATGATTTCGGTCTCGGCCGAGGCAACCGCGTGGTCGCCAAGCCCGGCCGCCTCGATCCGACTTACGCCATCACTGTCCCTGAGAGTTTCGCAGATGATGCTTAA